A region of Ignavibacteriota bacterium DNA encodes the following proteins:
- the ubiE gene encoding bifunctional demethylmenaquinone methyltransferase/2-methoxy-6-polyprenyl-1,4-benzoquinol methylase UbiE yields the protein MSEQVRDMFSDISAEYDLLNDVLSFGRHRCWKNKFVKNIKLPNDGKHLDVATGTGDIAELVVKKYGMKTEIIGVDFSESMIIKARFRKNSKYVNLDFQTGDATDLKYPDNYFDSVSISFGIRNIPSLVKAIEEMGRVIKPGGLLAIMEFGTPSQPFNIIYKFYSKYLIPNIGKIMTGNDFAYKYLPETIKKFPYGEEFKKIVISTNIFSDIKVSKMDFGAVFAYYCTKK from the coding sequence ATGAGTGAGCAAGTTCGTGATATGTTTTCTGATATTTCAGCAGAGTACGATTTACTTAATGATGTGCTTTCTTTTGGTCGTCACCGCTGTTGGAAAAATAAATTCGTAAAAAATATCAAATTACCAAATGATGGTAAGCATCTTGATGTTGCAACCGGAACAGGTGATATTGCTGAATTAGTTGTAAAAAAATATGGAATGAAAACCGAAATAATCGGAGTTGATTTTTCTGAAAGTATGATTATTAAAGCACGATTCAGGAAAAATTCCAAATATGTAAATTTGGATTTTCAAACAGGAGATGCAACAGATTTAAAATACCCTGATAATTATTTCGATTCTGTTTCGATTTCTTTTGGAATAAGAAATATTCCGAGTCTTGTAAAAGCTATCGAAGAAATGGGGAGAGTCATAAAGCCAGGAGGCTTACTTGCAATAATGGAATTTGGTACACCATCGCAGCCTTTCAACATTATATATAAATTTTATTCGAAATATTTAATTCCTAATATCGGAAAAATAATGACAGGAAACGATTTTGCATATAAATACCTTCCGGAAACAATCAAAAAGTTTCCTTATGGAGAAGAATTTAAAAAAATCGTTATCTCGACAAATATCTTCAGCGATATTAAAGTAAGTAAAATGGATTTTGGAGCTGTGTTTGCATATTACTGCACTAAAAAGTAG
- the metH gene encoding methionine synthase, which produces MRKIQGNQYKFISGILQNRILVLDGAMGTMIQRHKLEEADFRGERFKDCGRDLKGNNDLLSITQPDIIYDIHKQYLEAGADIIETNTFSGTSIAQGDYGLQKIVYELNFESARLAKKAAVDFMNENPGEVRFVAGAIGPTNQTLSLSPDVNNPGFRATSFDKMATAYYEQVKGLVEGGSDIILIETIFDTLNAKSAIYATARYFRDSGIYLPVMISGTIVDQSGRTLSGQTTKAFWISISHTPNLLSVGLNCALGSEQMRPYISELSETSDCYTSLYPNAGLPNAFGGYDETADSMAKVLEGYLDEGFINVVGGCCGTTPEHIRAIKETVKGREPRKIPQATKYLKLSGLEPMVVFENSNFINVGERTNVTGSAQFRKLIENDKYEDALAVALQQVENGAQVLDVNMDEGMLDSEAAMTKFLNLIASEPEISKVPVMIDSSKWTVIEAGLKCLQGKGIVNSVSLKEGEEVFKEHAAKILDYGAAVIVMAFDEKGQADTFERRIEIAQRAYNILTEEVGFAPYDIIFDPNILTVATGIEEHNNYAVDFIKTTKWIKENLPYSKVSGGVSNISFSFRGNNIVREAMHSAFLYHAVNAGMDMGIVNAGQLAVYADIDKELLELVEDVLLNRRADATERLVDYAEKVKQGDTKKVEKQDAWRLLPVEERLKHSLIKGIVEFIIEDTEEARLKVENPLEVIEGPLMAGMDVVGELFGSGKMFLPQVVKSARVMKKSVAHLIPYIEAQLKKGERQSAGKVLLATVKGDVHDIGKNIVAVVLACNNYEVIDLGVMVPPEKILAAAKEHNVDVFGLSGLITPSLDEMVHIAKELERAGFTQPLLIGGATTSRVHTAVKIAPNYSQPVIHVLDASKSVPVVSNLLNKNSRDEFAKNIEKEYEQIRINHYKSLEDKTLLSYDEAVKNRLKTDWTNYEIPKPNKTGVIVYNQYPLEEIRKYINWTQFFVTWEIKGRYPQIFDNPEKGEEARKLFDDANSMLDEVIENNLLTANASLGIFPANTVNYDDIEIYSDENRNGVIEKFNLLRQQVSRGNVGDLSLADYIAPLESGKIDYLGLFTCTAGIGTDELVAKYESEHDDYKSIMIKIISDRLAEAFAELLHEKVRKEIWGFASDEKLAIDDILAEKYTGIRPASGYPSLPDHTENKKIMSLLNAEENSGITLTESCMMHPGASVSGMYFSHKDSKYFAVGKITRDQLENYAERKGISYDEAKKWLSQNLAF; this is translated from the coding sequence ATGAGAAAGATACAAGGCAATCAATACAAATTCATTTCAGGTATATTACAAAATAGAATTTTAGTTCTCGATGGTGCTATGGGAACCATGATTCAACGGCACAAACTTGAAGAAGCAGATTTCCGCGGGGAGAGATTCAAGGACTGCGGACGTGATTTAAAGGGAAACAATGACCTTTTAAGCATTACTCAGCCGGATATTATTTATGATATTCATAAGCAGTACCTTGAAGCAGGTGCCGATATTATCGAAACAAATACTTTCAGCGGTACATCAATTGCACAGGGTGATTACGGCTTACAAAAAATTGTATATGAGCTAAATTTTGAGTCTGCTCGGCTTGCTAAAAAAGCAGCAGTTGATTTTATGAATGAAAACCCGGGAGAAGTAAGATTTGTAGCAGGTGCAATCGGACCTACAAATCAGACTTTATCACTTTCGCCGGACGTTAATAATCCCGGATTTCGTGCTACTTCGTTTGATAAAATGGCAACGGCATACTATGAGCAGGTAAAAGGATTAGTAGAAGGTGGCTCTGATATAATTCTAATCGAAACTATATTTGATACTCTTAATGCAAAAAGTGCTATCTATGCTACTGCCCGCTATTTCAGAGATTCAGGAATATATCTTCCTGTGATGATTTCAGGTACAATTGTTGACCAGAGTGGCCGGACGTTATCAGGACAAACGACCAAAGCATTCTGGATTTCAATATCTCATACGCCAAATTTATTATCAGTCGGTTTGAACTGCGCCCTTGGTTCAGAACAGATGCGACCCTATATATCTGAATTATCTGAAACTTCTGATTGCTACACAAGTTTGTATCCAAATGCAGGTCTTCCGAATGCATTTGGCGGGTATGATGAAACGGCTGATTCTATGGCAAAAGTGCTTGAAGGATATCTTGATGAAGGTTTCATAAATGTTGTCGGTGGCTGCTGTGGAACAACACCTGAGCATATCCGCGCCATTAAGGAAACTGTAAAAGGCAGAGAGCCGCGAAAAATTCCGCAGGCAACTAAATATCTGAAATTAAGTGGTCTTGAGCCGATGGTGGTATTTGAAAACTCAAATTTCATCAATGTTGGGGAAAGAACGAATGTAACCGGCTCCGCTCAGTTCCGTAAGCTGATTGAAAATGACAAGTATGAGGATGCGCTCGCCGTAGCACTTCAGCAGGTAGAAAATGGCGCCCAGGTGCTTGATGTGAATATGGACGAAGGAATGCTTGATTCAGAAGCTGCGATGACAAAATTTCTTAATCTGATTGCATCAGAACCGGAAATTTCTAAAGTTCCAGTAATGATTGACTCATCTAAGTGGACTGTTATTGAAGCAGGGCTGAAGTGTCTTCAGGGTAAGGGAATTGTAAATTCTGTTTCTCTCAAAGAAGGCGAGGAAGTTTTCAAAGAACACGCCGCAAAAATTCTTGATTACGGCGCTGCTGTCATTGTCATGGCTTTTGATGAAAAAGGGCAGGCAGATACTTTTGAAAGACGAATTGAAATTGCCCAAAGAGCATATAATATCCTTACAGAAGAGGTTGGTTTTGCTCCTTATGATATTATTTTCGACCCAAATATTCTTACAGTTGCAACGGGTATTGAAGAGCATAATAATTATGCGGTTGATTTTATTAAAACTACAAAATGGATTAAGGAAAATTTACCTTATTCAAAAGTTAGCGGTGGCGTGAGCAATATTTCATTTTCATTCAGAGGGAATAATATTGTCCGTGAAGCTATGCACTCTGCATTTTTGTATCATGCAGTAAATGCCGGTATGGATATGGGTATAGTAAATGCGGGGCAGCTCGCAGTTTATGCAGATATTGACAAGGAATTGCTTGAACTTGTTGAAGATGTGCTGCTAAACAGAAGAGCCGATGCTACTGAACGACTTGTTGATTATGCCGAAAAAGTAAAACAAGGCGACACTAAGAAAGTTGAAAAGCAGGATGCTTGGCGACTTCTTCCTGTCGAAGAAAGATTAAAACATTCTTTGATAAAGGGTATAGTTGAATTTATAATTGAGGATACTGAAGAAGCACGCCTGAAAGTTGAGAATCCGCTTGAAGTTATCGAAGGACCTTTGATGGCAGGTATGGATGTAGTTGGGGAGCTTTTTGGTTCAGGCAAGATGTTCCTGCCGCAAGTAGTAAAAAGTGCAAGAGTTATGAAAAAATCTGTTGCTCATTTGATTCCTTATATTGAGGCACAGTTGAAAAAAGGAGAACGGCAATCCGCGGGGAAAGTACTGCTTGCTACTGTAAAAGGTGATGTGCATGATATTGGCAAAAATATTGTCGCAGTCGTACTTGCATGTAATAATTATGAGGTGATTGACTTAGGCGTGATGGTTCCACCTGAAAAAATTCTCGCCGCTGCAAAAGAGCATAATGTTGATGTGTTTGGTCTTAGCGGACTCATAACCCCATCGCTCGATGAAATGGTTCATATTGCAAAAGAGCTTGAACGTGCAGGTTTTACTCAACCGCTTTTAATCGGTGGAGCTACTACATCACGTGTTCATACTGCCGTGAAAATTGCACCAAATTACTCGCAACCGGTTATTCACGTGCTTGATGCAAGTAAAAGCGTGCCGGTTGTTTCAAATCTTTTGAATAAAAATTCAAGAGATGAATTTGCAAAAAATATTGAAAAGGAATACGAGCAAATAAGGATTAATCACTATAAATCATTAGAAGATAAAACACTTTTAAGTTACGATGAAGCAGTTAAAAACCGTCTGAAAACAGATTGGACGAATTACGAAATTCCCAAACCAAATAAAACAGGCGTGATTGTTTACAATCAATATCCTCTTGAAGAAATCAGGAAATATATCAATTGGACGCAATTCTTTGTTACCTGGGAAATTAAAGGACGCTACCCGCAGATTTTCGATAACCCCGAAAAAGGAGAAGAGGCACGTAAATTATTTGACGATGCAAATTCAATGCTTGATGAAGTAATTGAAAATAATCTGCTTACAGCAAATGCTTCCTTAGGAATATTTCCGGCAAATACCGTAAACTATGATGATATTGAAATTTACTCTGATGAAAATCGCAATGGCGTAATTGAAAAATTCAACTTGTTAAGGCAGCAGGTAAGCCGCGGAAATGTCGGTGATTTATCTCTTGCCGATTATATAGCTCCTCTTGAAAGTGGTAAAATTGATTATCTTGGATTATTTACCTGCACTGCGGGAATCGGAACAGATGAGCTTGTTGCAAAATATGAATCTGAGCATGATGATTACAAATCAATAATGATTAAAATAATTTCGGACCGATTGGCAGAAGCATTTGCAGAGCTTCTGCATGAAAAAGTCAGGAAGGAAATATGGGGTTTTGCTTCGGATGAAAAGCTTGCTATAGATGATATTTTAGCCGAGAAATACACTGGTATTCGTCCGGCTTCCGGCTATCCGTCACTTCCGGACCATACTGAAAATAAGAAAATCATGTCCCTGCTTAACGCCGAAGAAAATTCAGGTATTACTCTTACGGAAAGCTGTATGATGCACCCGGGCGCTTCGGTCAGTGGAATGTATTTCTCACACAAAGACAGCAAGTATTTTGCAGTCGGGAAAATAACACGCGACCAACTTGAAAATTATGCAGAGCGTAAAGGAATTTCTTACGACGAAGCAAAGAAATGGCTTTCACAGAATTTAGCGTTTTAG
- a CDS encoding TonB-dependent receptor, translated as MVTAKKSIFLLFVFFINYSAFSVDITGSIKSKHSKQPLVGATVRVDGTSSGAKAGLNGSYRIKNIKPGEYTLKVTYVGYEQSSQKISINDKDLVKIDFELEEKSVEGDEIFVFADKDISSEEGARASEKMNIGVSNIMTSSVISVSPDITVSTLIQKMPGVSIEEEGSNEGSYAIIRGMDKRYNNTLVNGIKIPSPDARNRFVPLDIFPSDLIGRLEVFKSVTPDMEADAIGGTVNLVMKNAPNDFLVQANAAVGYNDLFLDRDYLWFNTSVQRRRSPGRITEWNDNLSKQEKYDIVNKYFPLEASVFENRTALPNAIAGFTIGDRFGENKQFGAILALSYQSITRGQNSSSTNIDPERESGLTTLDNVYVRENSIHDTRIGIHNKLDYNFNPNHRISLYNAFMHLSQNEAWYLIDSSYFRLSFVRTVDYELFSQQIDQNIYNSTIRGDHNFGKNHVFDWSLSYALATRNQPDRATMRLNRKDVNDLNIHGDIRVDYDYQYVREFTYNSDQDINFITNLKQLSFISLGSSELRLENKIGTLIRFKNRENFYDQYTFRPYLNNSLNEYPGNQEYVYEGDVRNGDLRNTYFRLFNPNGSTGSTNEYTINELVGAAFLQSKGRIGDFEITAGVRAEYTDIEFETAAYRGPQSPANTKGSQDYLNILPGVFIKYMPNRKTNWRLSYNQALTRPSFYEFVPAIEINSDGEKFQGNPNVKNTVADNFDLRYEYYPSALDKIFVGVFYKHLTNPIERAYIGSGTFTFENFDEANNYGLEIEFTKYISQIGFRINYSYTSSQIESQKRFFFRLTEENMYLVDMDISGRLRQDLDAGTVNVGDLTNIIRNETRPLQGQTDHLFNFSILYKNQELGIDAQVDLNYQGERIVFVAPEYKLDWWQRPQINLDFSAEKKFGSFTLYFKSRNLLDTPREFYVKRPLVDLGVQMPFQDNPREETFARRNLFGRNMQIGIKYLFN; from the coding sequence ATGGTTACAGCTAAAAAGTCAATATTTTTACTTTTTGTTTTTTTTATTAATTATTCTGCTTTTTCTGTTGATATAACAGGAAGCATTAAGTCAAAACATTCCAAACAGCCGCTTGTTGGCGCCACCGTTAGGGTGGATGGGACAAGTTCCGGTGCAAAAGCCGGCTTAAATGGTTCATACCGAATAAAAAATATCAAACCCGGAGAATATACATTAAAAGTAACTTATGTCGGTTACGAACAATCATCACAAAAAATATCTATAAATGACAAGGATTTAGTTAAAATTGACTTCGAACTTGAGGAAAAAAGTGTAGAAGGTGATGAAATATTTGTTTTTGCAGACAAAGATATTTCATCAGAAGAAGGAGCAAGAGCCAGCGAAAAAATGAATATCGGTGTATCGAATATTATGACATCAAGTGTAATAAGTGTTTCACCGGATATAACAGTTTCAACTTTAATCCAGAAGATGCCCGGTGTATCTATTGAGGAAGAGGGTTCAAATGAAGGTTCTTATGCTATTATCCGTGGTATGGATAAGCGATATAACAATACTTTGGTTAATGGTATCAAAATCCCGTCACCTGATGCGAGAAACAGATTTGTACCGCTTGACATATTTCCTTCAGACTTAATCGGGCGACTCGAAGTATTCAAATCAGTTACTCCTGATATGGAAGCTGATGCAATTGGCGGAACAGTAAATCTTGTGATGAAAAATGCTCCCAATGATTTTCTTGTTCAGGCAAATGCAGCAGTGGGCTATAATGATTTGTTTTTAGACAGGGATTATCTTTGGTTTAACACAAGTGTTCAAAGAAGACGTTCACCCGGAAGAATTACAGAATGGAATGATAATTTAAGCAAGCAGGAAAAATATGATATTGTAAATAAGTATTTTCCGCTTGAAGCATCTGTATTTGAAAATAGAACAGCGTTGCCAAATGCAATTGCGGGCTTTACTATAGGTGACAGATTTGGTGAAAATAAGCAGTTTGGAGCAATTTTAGCGTTAAGTTATCAGAGTATCACTCGTGGACAGAATTCATCTTCAACCAATATTGACCCTGAGCGTGAATCAGGATTGACAACGCTCGATAATGTTTACGTACGTGAAAACTCTATTCATGATACAAGAATTGGTATTCATAATAAATTAGATTACAATTTTAATCCTAACCACAGAATAAGTCTTTATAACGCATTTATGCACTTATCACAAAATGAAGCATGGTACTTAATTGATTCAAGTTATTTCCGGCTTTCATTTGTACGTACTGTTGATTATGAATTATTCTCACAGCAAATTGACCAGAATATTTATAACTCGACTATACGTGGTGACCATAATTTCGGAAAAAATCATGTTTTTGACTGGTCTTTATCTTATGCTTTAGCGACGAGAAATCAGCCCGACAGAGCAACAATGCGACTAAACAGAAAAGATGTCAATGATTTGAATATCCATGGTGATATTCGTGTTGATTATGATTATCAGTACGTTCGTGAATTTACTTACAACTCTGACCAGGATATTAATTTTATTACAAACCTCAAACAATTATCTTTTATTTCCTTAGGAAGTTCAGAACTTCGGTTGGAAAATAAAATCGGTACATTAATAAGATTCAAAAACCGTGAAAATTTCTACGACCAATATACATTCAGACCATATCTGAATAATTCACTGAATGAATATCCTGGAAATCAGGAATATGTGTATGAAGGTGATGTTAGAAATGGCGATTTACGTAATACATATTTCCGGCTTTTCAATCCAAACGGCTCAACCGGAAGCACAAATGAATATACTATTAATGAATTGGTTGGTGCAGCATTTTTGCAAAGCAAAGGAAGAATTGGTGATTTTGAAATAACTGCCGGTGTAAGAGCAGAATATACAGATATTGAATTTGAAACTGCTGCATATCGTGGTCCTCAATCGCCTGCAAATACAAAAGGTTCGCAGGATTATTTGAATATCTTACCTGGTGTTTTTATCAAATATATGCCAAACCGGAAGACAAACTGGAGATTGAGCTATAATCAGGCGCTTACCCGCCCAAGTTTTTATGAATTTGTTCCGGCTATTGAAATCAACTCCGACGGCGAAAAATTTCAGGGTAATCCAAATGTTAAGAATACAGTTGCAGACAATTTCGATTTAAGATATGAATATTATCCTTCGGCTTTAGATAAAATATTTGTTGGTGTTTTTTATAAGCACTTAACAAATCCTATTGAGCGAGCATACATCGGAAGCGGAACTTTTACTTTTGAGAATTTTGATGAAGCAAATAACTATGGTCTTGAAATTGAATTTACCAAATATATAAGTCAAATCGGATTCAGAATTAATTATTCTTATACAAGTTCACAAATTGAATCACAAAAGAGATTTTTCTTCAGATTAACCGAAGAAAACATGTATCTTGTTGATATGGATATATCAGGAAGATTAAGACAAGACTTAGATGCAGGCACTGTCAATGTTGGAGATTTAACAAATATCATCAGGAATGAAACAAGACCACTTCAGGGGCAGACAGACCACCTTTTCAACTTCTCAATTTTGTATAAGAATCAGGAGCTTGGAATTGATGCACAGGTGGACTTGAATTATCAGGGAGAAAGAATTGTGTTTGTTGCACCTGAATATAAACTTGACTGGTGGCAAAGACCTCAGATTAATTTAGACTTTTCGGCAGAGAAAAAATTTGGTAGTTTTACACTATATTTCAAGTCAAGGAACTTATTAGATACACCGAGAGAATTTTATGTAAAAAGACCGCTCGTGGACCTTGGTGTACAAATGCCATTCCAAGATAATCCGAGAGAAGAGACATTTGCAAGAAGAAATTTGTTTGGCAGAAATATGCAAATTGGAATTAAATACTTGTTCAATTAA
- a CDS encoding PE-PGRS family protein: protein MLFIKCDDSPFDVPEEKFEIKIAENCTGINNVLFHTGEPLNLIQSPPLDEISGMAASINNPGYYWVHNDSGSPPNLFLLDSNGNLVATYRVTSGNRDWEDIACVKNPFDGKSYIYIGDIGDNNAIRANIKIIEIEEPKIQNFDTSIITDLQHKRNIFFKYPDGAKDAESLLIDPISMDLFVISKREGFSRVFSSKYPFIDDFNELEHIATLPFNTATGADISSDGKEILVRNYIRVYYWQRNGREHLKYTFQQNPQCLPLISEPKGESICFAYNNSGYYTVSEVQGYERLNVTMNYYKRK, encoded by the coding sequence ATGCTCTTCATCAAGTGTGATGATTCTCCATTTGATGTACCTGAAGAAAAGTTTGAAATAAAAATTGCAGAAAATTGTACGGGCATAAATAATGTTCTATTTCATACAGGCGAGCCGTTAAATCTGATTCAATCTCCTCCTCTTGATGAAATATCAGGCATGGCAGCAAGTATTAATAACCCGGGTTATTATTGGGTACATAATGACAGCGGCAGCCCTCCGAATTTATTTCTACTTGATTCAAATGGAAATTTAGTTGCAACTTATAGAGTTACAAGTGGTAATAGGGACTGGGAAGATATCGCTTGTGTAAAAAATCCTTTCGATGGTAAATCCTATATCTATATTGGAGATATTGGTGACAATAATGCTATAAGAGCAAATATTAAGATTATAGAAATTGAGGAACCAAAAATCCAAAATTTTGATACTTCAATAATTACTGATTTACAACATAAACGTAACATATTTTTTAAATATCCTGATGGAGCAAAAGACGCCGAGTCACTGCTAATTGATCCTATTTCGATGGATTTGTTTGTAATCAGCAAACGAGAAGGTTTTTCAAGAGTATTCAGCTCCAAGTATCCATTTATTGATGATTTTAACGAATTGGAGCATATCGCTACATTACCCTTTAACACTGCAACCGGAGCGGATATAAGTTCCGACGGAAAAGAAATCTTAGTCAGAAATTATATAAGAGTATATTATTGGCAGAGAAATGGGAGAGAACATCTGAAATACACTTTTCAGCAAAATCCGCAATGCCTTCCCTTGATTTCAGAGCCGAAGGGTGAATCAATTTGCTTTGCTTATAACAACTCCGGATACTATACGGTAAGTGAAGTACAAGGATATGAGCGATTAAATGTTACAATGAATTATTATAAAAGAAAATAG
- a CDS encoding T9SS type A sorting domain-containing protein has protein sequence MKDLDRLFDDISKTNLPEFPFNDSEIRKTLTNIDKQKKTNIFNKRGVVVMSIFSSILIVFVSLMMIQNTTDIVSNNEVLSNFNSIQVAPESKINISEQNQVKNIASNDTPKSPRKQIENSEKNDEPNNTNRNGFNSIEKMQKNLTSEEREKLNKHLGIDPIDTNIAKNVNGNITIHYYKKDLPKDELDSIDVLVLSDDELERINIRKVDCGYLFLTESIYPSYNLNQFKDIPKYMYPDKGIVRMLHLVNDSNKFQLSYLKNPDWDMSLSPGIFPECLRMHRGDSTGTTYSTTSFGTSVINSFGSNKILKDIINNYVYTGKLQSDLRKILGPDGKVSSIKIYYDKTKNPNINAGVPVFLRVNTEERTNYIIVTYLATENFINLLPDRYKRSSHNKSFENLLSNIDQGLIHKQFVDAVAEIKEPCNFSQPQLLSKPEVKEIKQIAGIEKLTLSFEEAEKIGIFKKGDTISCSMEEYINIDNVPPGGLKMINEVFGYDTTKQHLLLKSTASSIMYNSDENTKGIRVKPVRYSGWDYTIWSEKAALGVIYQSVMSLNGIISNQVTMTQISQSPFLLSDTTNDDYIDVDKILTKDSLGKYKPLIHNLLPVNFHWEEYNGDDTIRYDVDIWFYVSKEFAELLPERYRTPILNELEIISRVEDGSLSPDDACKALKGEISYLGVCKLSNNLLESLNIYPNPLSGDNINISFAPKRNCNLRFELYSHEGKFISTLSESKSYSTYINSLNFNVGNISQGIYFISISDDKGNVVNEKFVKVK, from the coding sequence ATGAAGGATTTAGATAGATTATTCGATGATATTTCAAAGACCAACCTCCCTGAGTTTCCGTTTAACGACAGCGAAATCAGGAAAACTTTGACTAATATTGATAAACAAAAGAAAACAAACATTTTTAATAAAAGAGGAGTAGTTGTGATGAGTATATTTTCAAGTATCCTAATCGTTTTTGTAAGTCTGATGATGATACAGAATACTACAGACATAGTTTCTAATAATGAGGTTCTTTCAAATTTTAACTCAATTCAAGTTGCGCCAGAATCAAAGATTAATATTTCAGAGCAAAATCAGGTAAAGAACATTGCTTCAAATGATACTCCGAAAAGCCCGAGAAAACAAATTGAAAATTCGGAGAAGAATGACGAACCAAACAACACAAACAGAAACGGATTCAATTCTATAGAAAAGATGCAAAAGAATCTCACTTCTGAAGAAAGAGAAAAACTTAATAAGCATTTAGGAATTGACCCAATTGATACCAATATTGCAAAAAATGTTAATGGCAATATAACAATTCACTACTATAAAAAAGATTTACCAAAAGATGAGCTTGACTCTATTGATGTCCTTGTGTTATCTGATGATGAACTCGAAAGAATTAATATAAGAAAAGTAGATTGTGGATATTTGTTCCTTACTGAATCCATATATCCAAGTTATAACCTAAATCAATTCAAGGACATACCAAAATATATGTATCCAGACAAAGGTATTGTCAGAATGTTACATTTGGTAAATGATTCAAATAAATTTCAACTTTCATATCTAAAGAATCCTGATTGGGATATGTCATTATCACCAGGAATTTTTCCTGAATGTCTAAGAATGCATCGAGGCGATAGTACAGGGACAACTTATTCGACAACAAGTTTTGGAACAAGTGTTATAAATAGCTTCGGCTCAAACAAAATATTGAAAGATATTATAAATAATTACGTATATACAGGCAAACTACAATCTGATTTAAGAAAAATTCTTGGTCCTGATGGAAAAGTAAGTTCAATAAAGATATATTACGATAAAACTAAAAATCCTAATATTAATGCTGGAGTTCCGGTATTTCTAAGGGTAAATACTGAAGAAAGAACTAATTACATTATAGTAACTTATCTTGCTACTGAAAATTTCATCAACCTTCTGCCTGATAGATATAAGCGTTCAAGTCATAATAAATCATTTGAGAATTTATTAAGTAATATTGACCAAGGCTTGATTCATAAGCAATTTGTTGATGCAGTTGCTGAAATCAAAGAACCTTGTAATTTTAGTCAACCTCAACTATTATCAAAACCCGAAGTTAAAGAAATCAAACAAATCGCAGGTATCGAAAAACTAACTTTATCATTTGAAGAAGCGGAAAAAATAGGAATATTTAAAAAGGGTGATACAATATCATGCTCTATGGAAGAATATATTAATATTGATAATGTTCCACCTGGAGGTTTGAAAATGATAAATGAAGTTTTTGGTTATGATACAACAAAACAGCATTTGTTACTCAAATCAACTGCTTCTTCAATCATGTATAACTCAGATGAAAATACCAAAGGGATTAGAGTAAAACCTGTTCGTTATTCAGGATGGGATTATACTATATGGTCAGAAAAAGCTGCTTTAGGTGTTATTTATCAATCAGTTATGAGCTTGAACGGAATAATTTCAAATCAAGTAACAATGACTCAAATTTCTCAATCACCTTTTCTACTTTCAGACACCACAAATGATGATTATATAGATGTTGATAAAATACTAACGAAAGATTCATTGGGAAAATACAAACCTTTAATTCATAATTTGTTACCAGTTAACTTCCATTGGGAAGAATATAACGGTGATGATACAATTCGATATGATGTTGACATCTGGTTTTATGTGAGCAAGGAATTTGCAGAGCTTCTTCCTGAAAGATACCGCACACCTATTCTAAACGAGCTTGAAATAATTTCAAGGGTGGAAGACGGCTCACTCTCTCCCGATGATGCCTGCAAAGCACTCAAAGGAGAAATATCATATCTTGGAGTTTGTAAACTAAGTAATAATTTGCTTGAATCACTGAATATTTATCCAAACCCTCTTAGTGGCGATAATATTAACATATCCTTCGCACCGAAAAGAAACTGTAATCTGAGATTCGAACTTTACAGTCATGAAGGTAAATTTATTTCTACTTTGAGTGAAAGTAAGAGTTATTCAACTTATATTAATTCATTAAACTTTAATGTTGGAAATATTTCACAAGGTATATATTTCATAAGTATAAGCGACGATAAGGGAAATGTTGTAAACGAGAAATTTGTGAAAGTGAAGTAA